In Capsicum annuum cultivar UCD-10X-F1 chromosome 11, UCD10Xv1.1, whole genome shotgun sequence, one genomic interval encodes:
- the LOC107852454 gene encoding uncharacterized protein LOC107852454 has translation MSKHDKSNDLSICKTVLICGLVLYMCTIIFLNNSDRLPSSDLFSTSQTIKSSNVAETNISHLVFGLLGNEKAWHHRKHYVEAWWRPNVTRGHLFLDVPPKGNLLPWSLSSPPYRISDDVSKLLKETKHVDARVLRIVHGIMEVVREAREDVRWVIMGDDDSVFFVDNMVDILAQYDHNKYYYFGGHSEFILSNYWYSFNQGFGGAGIILSYPLAKAFANNVMSCLKRYAHLKSSDRTTMLCVADLGVNLSPLQGIHQIDLRGDISGFLSYHPKSLLASLHHYDMVNPIFPSMNRAQSGFHLQNVAKYDQSRMLQQTICHHRSQSWTFSVSWGYSAHIYEKIMPRSWIQRPIETFQTWQRSPRPPHYMFDIRSPSWNPCEAPHMFFLKSVEKMRSGEIVTTYTRGWPRGIGACLSSGNYSAEYVSEIHVYSSATKRTKIDRCECCDVTHETGSNKADIKYRECKIDEIIA, from the exons ATGTCTAAACATGACAAATCCAATGACCTTAGCATTTGCAAGACAGTGCTAATTTGTGGATTAGTCCTTTACATGTGCACCATTATCTTTCTCAATAACTCTGATCGGCTTCCATCTTCTGATCTTTTCTCCACTTCTCAAACAATTAAATCATCCAATGTTGCAGAGACCAACATAAGCCACCTTGTTTTTGGACTTTTGGGTAATGAAAAAGCATGGCACCATAGAAAACACTATGTTGAAGCATGGTGGAGACCAAATGTTACAAGAGGACATCTTTTTCTAGATGTTCCTCCTAAAGGTAATCTTCTCCCATGGTCCTTAAGTTCGCCTCCTTATAGAATATCCGATGATGTCTCAAAACTTCTTAAGGAAACCAAACATGTCGATGCAAGAGTTTTAAGAATTGTTCATGGGATTATGGAGGTAGTTAGGGAGGCACGTGAAGATGTAAGATGGGTAATTATGGGGGACGATGATTCTGTATTTTTCGTGGATAATATGGTTGATATTCTTGCACAGTATGATCATAATAAGTACTATTACTTTGGAGGACATTCGGAATTTATATTGTCGAATTATTGGTACTCATTTAATCAAGGTTTTGGTGGAGCTGGAATCATATTGAGCTATCCTTTGGCTAAAGCATTTGCGAATAATGTGATGTCTTGCTTAAAGAGATACGCTCACTTGAAATCTTCTGATAGAACAACAATGCTTTGCGTGGCTGACCTTGGGGTAAATCTTTCTCCTCTTCAGGGCATTCATCAG ATTGATCTTCGTGGTGACATATCTGGGTTTCTGTCATATCATCCAAAGTCTCTATTAGCGTCCCTTCACCATTATGATATGGTTAATCCAATATTTCCCTCTATGAACCGTGCACAATCAGGTTTCCACCTCCAAAATGTTGCAAAATATGATCAATCGCGCATGTTACAGCAAACCATATGCCACCACAGGTCTCAAAGTTGGACATTTTCAGTTTCTTGGGGATACTCAGCTCATATTTATGAGAAAATTATGCCTAGAAGTTGGATACAAAGACCAATTGAAACATTTCAAACCTGGCAAAGAAGTCCTAGGCCACCACATTACATGTTTGATATTAGGAGTCCTTCTTGGAATCCTTGTGAAGCTCCTCATATGTTTTTCCTCAAGTCGGTTGAAAAAATGCGAAGTGGTGAAATTGTTACTACATATACTCGAGGATGGCCACGAGGGATAGGAGCTTGCTTGTCTTCTGGAAATTATTCTGCAGAGTATGTTTCTGAAATTCATGTTTATTCATCTGCAACAAAACGTACAAAG ATTGATAGATGTGAATGTTGTGATGTAACCCATGAGACAGGATCTAATAAGGCCGATATCAAGTATAGAGAGTGTAAGATAGATGAGATAATAGCTTAA